From Triticum aestivum cultivar Chinese Spring chromosome 4A, IWGSC CS RefSeq v2.1, whole genome shotgun sequence, a single genomic window includes:
- the LOC123086366 gene encoding long chain acyl-CoA synthetase 6, peroxisomal encodes MDATERRLRAVSAHLQPQATAARRTSDSLAPNPTAGEYAHVLGYSAVLPEKLQTGKWNVYRSAHSPITLIDRFSDYPDIGTLHDNFVNAVETFRDCRYLGTRVHADGTIGDYKWMTYGEAGTSRTAIGSGLICHGIPKGARVGLYFINRPEWTIVDNACSAYSYVSVPLYDTLGPDAVQFIVNHASLEAIFCVPQTLSTLLSFITQMPCVRLIVVVGGIDENMPSSPAAAGMEIITYSMLHRQGHMSPQPFRPPKPEDVATICYTSGTTGTPKGAVLSHANFIANVAGQDLGVKFYPSDVYISYLPLAHIYERTNQIWLVHRGAAVGFYQGDNLKLMDDLNTLKPTVFASVPRLYNKIYAAITNAVKESGGLKERLFHAAYNAKRQAIINGRNPSPVWDKLVFNKIKARLGGRVRVMSSGASPLSPDVMEFLRICFGGDILEGYGMTETSCVITLMDVGDISIGHVGSPNPACEVKLVDVPEMNYTSEDQPYPRGEICARGPIIFQGYYKDEVQTREVIDEDGWLHTGDIGLWLPGGRLKIIDRKKNIFKLAQGEYIAPEKIENVYAKCKFIAQCFVYGDSFNSCLVAVVAVEPEVLKSWAALEGIQYEDLRQLCSDPRARAAVLADMDSIGKEAQLRGFEFVKAVTLVAEPFTLENGLLTPTFKVKRPQAKAYFAKEITDMYAQLLDAESAKPKL; translated from the exons ATGGACGCAACCGAGCGCCGCCTCCGCGCCGTCTCCGCCCACCTCCAGCCCCAAGCAACCGCCGCCCGCCGCACCTCCGATAGCCTCGCCCCCAATCCCACCGCAGGAGAGTACGCCCACG TGCTTGGCTACAGCGCTGTCCTCCCCGAGAAGTTGCAGACTGGAAAATGGAACGTGTACCG ATCTGCACATTCACCTATAACGCTGATAGATAGATTTTCAGACTACCCAGACATTGGGACGTTGCACGATAACTTTGT GAATGCAGTTGAGACTTTCAGAGACTGTAGATACCTAGGTACAAGGGTCCATGCAGATGGAACAATTGGAGA CTACAAATGGATGACTTATGGAGAAGCTGGCACAAGCAGGACTGCAATAGGTTCTGGTCTTATTTGTCATGGAATACCTAAA GGCGCACGTGTTGGTCTGTATTTTATAAACAGACCTGAGTGGACCATAGTTGACAATGCTTGTTCTGCGTATTCATATGTTTCTGTGCCACTATATGATACTCTTG GTCCAGATGCAGTTCAGTTCATTGTGAATCATGCATCACTAGAGGCTATCTTCTGTGTTCCTCAAACACTAAGCACT TTGTTAAGCTTTATAACTCAAATGCCTTGTGTGCGCCTTATCGTG GTAGTTGGTGGAATCGATGAGAATAtgccatcttcacctgcagctgCTGGAATGGAAATCATAACCTACTCCATGCTACACAGACAG GGACATATGAGTCCCCAACCCTTTCGGCCTCCAAAACCTGAAGATGTTGCCACTATCTGCTACACTAGTGGCACTACTGGCACACCAAAG GGAGCTGTTCTTTCTCATGCGAATTTCATTGCAAATGTAGCAGGCCAGGACTTGGGCGTTAAGTTTTACCCCTCGGACGT GTACATCTCATATCTACCTTTGGCACACATCTACGAGAGAACTAACCAAATATGGCTCGTTCATCGCGGTGCTGCCGTTGGGTTCTACCAAGGG GATAATTTGAAGCTGATGGATGATCTTAATACTCTGAAACCAACAGTATTTGCGAGTGTTCCCCGGTTATATAACAAAATTTATGCTGC AATTACAAATGCTGTGAAGGAGTCTGGTGGGTTGAAAGAACGATTATTTCATGCTGCATATAATGCTAAGAGGCAAGCTATTATTAATG GACGGAATCCATCCCCAGTGTGGGATAAGCTGGTATTTAACAAAATAAAAGCTAGGCTGGGTGGACGAGTAAGGGTTATGTCTTCAGGTGCTTCTCCATTGTCGCCAGATGTAATGGAATTCCTCAGAAT ATGCTTTGGTGGTGATATTCTTGAAGGCTACGGAATGACGGAAACATCTTGTGTCATTACTTTAATGGATGTTGGTGATATATCAATTGGTCATGTTGGATCTCCCAATCCTGCTTGTG AGGTTAAACTTGTGGATGTCCCTGAAATGAACTACACATCTGAGGATCAACCATACCCTCGTGGAGAAATATGTGCCCGGGGACCTATAATATTCCAGGGTTACTATAAAGATGAAGTTCAAAC CAGAGAGGTCATTGATGAGGATGGTTGGTTGCATACTGGGGACATAGGTTTGTGGCTGCCTGGAGGGCGCCTAAAGATTATAGACAG GAAAAAGAACATTTTCAagttagctcaaggagaatacataGCTCCGGAGAAGATCGAGAATGTTTATGCCAAGTGCAAGTTCATTGCCCAGTGCTTTGTATATG GCGATAGCTTTAATTCTTGCCTAGTTGCCGTTGTAGCAGTTGAGCCAGAGGTGTTGAAGAGTTGGGCTGCATTAGAAGGAATCCAG TATGAGGATTTAAGACAGCTCTGTTCTGATCCTAGAGCAAGAGCTGCTGTGCTGGCTGACATGGATTCTATTGGGAAGGAAGCACAG CTAAGAGGTTTTGAGTTTGTCAAAGCTGTTACTCTTGTTGCTGAACCATTCACACTAGAAAATGGCCTCCTCACCCCAACATTCAAG GTCAAAAGACCGCAAGCAAAGGCGTATTTTGCAAAAGAAATCACAGATATGTATGCACAATTGCTTGATGCAGAGTCAGCCAAGCCCAAGTTGTAA